One stretch of Lemur catta isolate mLemCat1 chromosome 2, mLemCat1.pri, whole genome shotgun sequence DNA includes these proteins:
- the POU3F2 gene encoding POU domain, class 3, transcription factor 2, giving the protein MATAASNHYSLLTSSASIVHAEPPGGMQQGAGGYREAQSLVQSDYGALQSNGHPLSHAHQWITALSHGGGGGGGGGGGGGGGGGGGGGDGSPWSTSPLGQPDIKPSVVVQQGGRGDELHGPGALQQQHQQQQQQQQQQQQQQQQQQQQQRPPHLVHHAANHHPGPGAWRSAAAAAHLPPSMGASNGGLLYSQPSFTVNGMLGAGGQPAGLHHHGLRDAHDEPHHADHHPHPHSHPHQQPPPPPPPQGPPGHPGAHHDPHSDEDTPTSDDLEQFAKQFKQRRIKLGFTQADVGLALGTLYGNVFSQTTICRFEALQLSFKNMCKLKPLLNKWLEEADSSSGSPTSIDKIAAQGRKRKKRTSIEVSVKGALESHFLKCPKPSAQEITSLADSLQLEKEVVRVWFCNRRQKEKRMTPPGGTLPGAEDVYGGSRDTPPHHGVQTPVQ; this is encoded by the coding sequence ATGGCGACCGCAGCGTCTAACCACTACAGCCTGCTCACCTCCAGCGCCTCCATCGTGCACGCCGAGCCGCCCGGCGGCATGCAGCAGGGCGCGGGGGGCTACCGCGAAGCGCAGAGCCTGGTGCAGAGCGACTACGGCGCGCTGCAGAGCAACGGGCACCCGCTCAGCCACGCTCACCAGTGGATCACCGCGCTGTCccacggcggcggcggcgggggaggcggtggtggcggcgggggcggcggcgggggcgggggaggcggcGACGGCTCCCCGTGGTCCACCAGCCCCTTGGGCCAGCCGGACATCAAGCCCTCGGTGGTGGTACAGCAGGGCGGCCGCGGCGACGAGCTGCACGGGCCAGGCgccctgcagcagcagcaccagcagcagcagcagcaacagcaacagcagcagcagcaacagcagcagcagcagcagcagcagcggccgCCGCATCTGGTGCACCACGCCGCCAACCACCACCCGGGGCCCGGGGCATGGCGGAGCGCCGCGGCTGCAGCGCACCTCCCACCCTCCATGGGAGCGTCGAACGGCGGCTTGCTCTACTCGCAGCCCAGCTTCACCGTGAACGGCATGCTGGGCGCCGGCGGGCAGCCGGCCGGGCTGCACCACCACGGCCTACGGGACGCGCACGACGAGCCGCACCATGCCGACCACCACCCGCATCCGCACTCGCACCCGCAccagcagccgccgccgccgccgcccccgcagGGCCCGCCTGGCCACCCAGGTGCGCACCACGACCCACACTCGGACGAGGACACGCCGACCTCAGACGACCTGGAGCAGTTCGCCAAGCAGTTCAAGCAGCGGCGGATCAAACTGGGATTTACCCAAGCAGACGTGGGGCTGGCGCTGGGCACCCTGTACGGCAACGTGTTCTCGCAGACCACCATCTGCAGGTTTGAGGCCCTGCAGCTGAGCTTCAAGAACATGTGCAAGCTGAAGCCTTTGTTGAACAAGTGGTTGGAGGAGGCGGACTCGTCCTCGGGCAGCCCCACGAGCATAGACAAGATCGCAGCGCAGGGGCGCAAGCGGAAAAAGCGGACCTCCATCGAGGTGAGCGTCAAGGGGGCTCTGGAGAGCCATTTCCTCAAATGCCCCAAGCCCTCGGCCCAGGAGATCACCTCCCTCGCGGACAGCTTACAGCTGGAGAAGGAGGTGGTGAGAGTTTGGTTTTGTAacaggagacagaaagagaaaaggatgacCCCTCCCGGAGGGACTCTGCCGGGCGCCGAGGATGTGTACGGGGGGAGTAGGGACACGCCACCACACCACGGGGTGCAGACGCCCGTCCAGTGA